The Deltaproteobacteria bacterium genome has a window encoding:
- a CDS encoding diguanylate cyclase, whose protein sequence is MPHIRAVKAIRFVVFVAALAACQLVAGQARALDPERPNHQHLHDVWQIDDGLPQNGVAAIVQGQDGYLWLGTQEGLVRYDGQEFVVFDKYNTEAMLESQVHALAIGNEGELWIGTEGGLILYKRGIFQAFTEISGLPHHVITSIAVGYDESVWVGTRGGLARFGGGGTRQVWTDAEGLLSSHVRSIAVAINGDVWVATGMDSVKRGLQRLKGDKLTTILSGEAQVGRGVSSLLPDVDGGLWAGTRGSSAGLIHVSANLKIESYFEKDGLSDDDIMSLYRDSAQSLWIGTYKGGLNRFRDGEFATIEPVGGLSHQRVESLYEDREGSLWVGTGTGGLYRFRDGQFSSLTVDDGLPGPLVWSVYPDPKGGLLVGGDRGFAVVTGGRVTRRYSEKDGLLNNVVAGFYREPKGDLWIATEGGVTRMRNGRFENIRVSDGLSNPDIRVVTGDGDGGVYVGSHGGGVNHLRSDGTIDIIDTEDGLTHNEVSAIFRDSMARVWVGTSEGLSRIEEDGSVTKFSQVEGFTTSSVFTVYEDSKNRIWVGSVKGLYLYRAGKFIHFTVRSGLFDDKVYTILEDDQGYFWMSCNKGVSRVAVSELLELADGLRESVTNTSFGTEDGMCSSECNFGGGNSGARLPDGTLAFPTIAGVAFIDPLEETSTRSPPVLIEKVVADNRVIRATGDWLAPAGVENIAFHFAAPSFIVPEKIRFSYRLIGLNSEWVEAGSRRVAHYANLQPGSYKFEVRSRNKYGEDSKSDASFSFTLTPQFHQTQWFYVVTVLLGFLAVLVFHRYRVRSLEDHEATLALLVRERTEQLERANVQLVEQSFRDPLTGLRNRRFVLESIEKDIASVNRAYFTSPEVVERNDDGLVFVMLDLDHFKSVNDSYGHVAGDRVLQQVSGILKAAGRLTDSVVRWGGEEFLLIARNTGPDSAPVLARRIRQAFKRHVFEVSDGVKLQLTCSLGWACYPFIPADCGVLSWEEVVGVADKALYAAKNSGRDSWVGVVSTAKTPEDYLYKLIRADVPGLLAAGELTVLASIEDHDSIEWDP, encoded by the coding sequence TTGCCTCATATTAGAGCTGTTAAAGCCATCCGCTTTGTTGTTTTCGTGGCGGCATTGGCAGCGTGTCAACTTGTCGCAGGCCAGGCGCGAGCACTCGATCCTGAACGTCCAAATCATCAGCACCTTCACGATGTTTGGCAGATTGATGACGGGCTCCCTCAAAATGGGGTAGCCGCTATCGTTCAAGGTCAAGATGGCTACCTGTGGCTGGGAACTCAAGAAGGCTTAGTGCGCTACGACGGACAAGAGTTTGTCGTTTTTGATAAGTACAACACGGAAGCCATGCTTGAATCCCAAGTGCATGCTTTAGCCATTGGTAACGAGGGTGAACTTTGGATCGGTACTGAAGGGGGCTTGATTTTATACAAGCGCGGTATTTTTCAGGCGTTCACTGAGATCAGTGGTCTACCTCACCATGTCATTACCAGTATTGCGGTGGGCTATGATGAATCAGTTTGGGTCGGTACTCGAGGCGGTTTAGCGCGATTTGGTGGAGGAGGCACGCGGCAGGTTTGGACCGATGCAGAAGGATTACTTTCGAGTCACGTGCGTTCCATTGCCGTAGCGATCAACGGCGACGTTTGGGTTGCGACTGGCATGGACTCCGTGAAGCGAGGCTTGCAGAGACTAAAGGGAGATAAGCTCACAACAATTTTGTCCGGTGAAGCTCAGGTCGGTCGTGGTGTTTCATCCCTCTTGCCTGATGTGGACGGTGGGCTCTGGGCAGGTACGCGTGGTTCGTCGGCCGGTCTAATCCATGTAAGTGCGAACCTAAAGATTGAGTCTTATTTCGAGAAAGACGGACTGAGTGATGATGACATCATGTCACTTTATCGCGACAGCGCGCAGAGCCTCTGGATTGGAACTTACAAGGGAGGCCTGAACCGGTTTCGAGACGGAGAGTTTGCAACCATCGAACCCGTAGGGGGACTAAGTCATCAAAGAGTCGAGTCGCTTTACGAGGATCGCGAGGGGAGCCTATGGGTTGGTACGGGAACCGGTGGACTCTATCGGTTTAGAGACGGTCAGTTCTCGTCGCTTACGGTTGACGATGGGCTGCCGGGACCCCTGGTCTGGAGTGTTTACCCCGACCCGAAAGGTGGCCTGCTGGTCGGTGGTGACCGAGGCTTCGCAGTGGTTACGGGTGGTCGTGTTACAAGACGTTATTCCGAAAAGGATGGGCTGCTGAATAATGTTGTTGCCGGCTTTTATCGGGAACCTAAGGGTGATTTATGGATTGCTACTGAGGGCGGCGTAACGCGGATGCGCAATGGGCGTTTTGAGAATATTCGAGTATCTGATGGTTTATCCAACCCTGATATCCGTGTGGTGACTGGAGACGGTGACGGCGGCGTTTATGTGGGGTCACATGGCGGTGGTGTCAATCATCTTCGTTCTGATGGAACCATCGATATCATTGATACCGAGGATGGCCTCACACACAACGAAGTTTCTGCTATTTTCCGAGATTCAATGGCTCGAGTATGGGTCGGTACCAGTGAGGGGCTGAGCCGGATAGAAGAAGACGGCAGTGTTACCAAGTTTTCACAGGTCGAGGGTTTTACAACGAGTTCTGTGTTCACCGTTTATGAGGATTCGAAGAACCGAATTTGGGTGGGCTCGGTCAAGGGCCTCTATCTTTACCGGGCTGGCAAATTCATTCACTTCACGGTTCGAAGTGGTCTATTCGATGACAAGGTTTACACAATACTGGAGGACGACCAGGGGTATTTCTGGATGAGCTGCAACAAGGGGGTTTCTCGGGTTGCTGTATCTGAACTCCTTGAGCTGGCCGATGGGCTTCGCGAGTCGGTAACCAATACAAGCTTCGGCACCGAAGATGGGATGTGTAGCTCTGAGTGTAACTTTGGTGGAGGTAACTCGGGGGCCAGACTCCCGGATGGCACGTTGGCTTTCCCGACCATCGCTGGCGTTGCGTTTATAGACCCCCTAGAAGAGACGAGTACTCGCTCACCGCCAGTGCTGATTGAGAAAGTTGTTGCGGATAACCGGGTCATCCGAGCGACAGGTGACTGGTTGGCGCCGGCGGGTGTGGAAAATATCGCGTTTCATTTTGCGGCTCCGAGCTTTATTGTTCCCGAGAAAATTAGATTCAGTTACCGGCTGATTGGCTTGAATTCGGAATGGGTTGAAGCCGGGTCGAGGCGAGTTGCGCATTATGCAAACTTACAGCCCGGGTCGTATAAGTTTGAAGTCCGGTCGCGTAATAAATATGGCGAAGATTCTAAATCGGATGCGTCGTTCTCATTTACGCTGACGCCTCAGTTTCACCAAACTCAGTGGTTTTATGTTGTAACGGTTTTATTGGGATTCCTGGCTGTTCTTGTGTTTCACCGCTACCGAGTAAGAAGCCTGGAGGACCACGAGGCGACGCTTGCGCTCTTGGTTCGGGAACGTACCGAGCAATTAGAGCGGGCCAATGTCCAGCTTGTGGAGCAGAGTTTCCGTGATCCGTTAACCGGGCTCCGTAACAGGCGCTTTGTGCTAGAAAGCATCGAGAAAGATATCGCCTCTGTGAACCGCGCGTATTTCACATCGCCGGAAGTTGTCGAAAGAAACGACGATGGATTGGTCTTTGTGATGCTAGATCTCGACCATTTTAAGTCGGTCAATGACTCTTACGGCCACGTGGCAGGCGACCGTGTACTGCAACAAGTATCAGGTATCCTTAAAGCTGCGGGCCGCTTAACAGACTCTGTTGTTCGCTGGGGAGGCGAAGAGTTCCTGCTTATTGCTCGTAATACTGGGCCCGACTCAGCACCTGTTTTAGCTCGTCGGATCAGGCAAGCTTTTAAACGCCATGTTTTTGAGGTTTCCGACGGGGTGAAGCTTCAGTTAACATGCTCCCTCGGTTGGGCGTGTTACCCCTTTATCCCAGCTGACTGCGGCGTTCTTAGCTGGGAAGAGGTTGTAGGGGTGGCCGATAAGGCGCTCTATGCCGCGAAGAATTCCGGACGTGATTCTTGGGTGGGAGTCGTGAGCACAGCAAAAACTCCGGAAGACTATCTCTATAAACTGATTCGCGCCGATGTCCCGGGCTTGCTGGCCGCAGGCGAGTTAACGGTGCTGGCATCGATTGAAGACCACGACTCAATTGAGTGGGATCCCTAA
- a CDS encoding type II/IV secretion system protein — translation MSDSDVEQEAIEVAEPSAPETKLSISVSPQSTPVDHLLMQAIDLGASDVHIEPASGHARIRLRKGGILEEHLYEGPPCRGLISIIKIRSHMDSERNGSPQNGVFSFTQNEVRYSIQASTYPCIHGEKAVLHILRSDALMTLGSLGMSDGQVQSVNRLARRPGGLLLVAGPWSSGKTATLYSLATQSSHMESHVITIEDPVEHRLPGISQGQVNVSAGLTYETGMRSILRQDPDVILVGEILEPATGKLVMDACLQAGRRVLSSVHTDTALEAIDWLLSLGLRADGVAHALSGVVVQRLLRKLCGNCKEPKRPGPKLVEQIGFPLDPDTTFYVGKGCEACAHTGYKGKTGCFEVVAITGEMRELIIKKAAPVLMKKALRKQGVETVRRAGIRKAAQGLTSLREVVRVT, via the coding sequence ATGAGCGATTCAGATGTTGAACAGGAAGCGATAGAAGTAGCGGAACCGTCGGCGCCAGAGACGAAACTTTCTATATCCGTAAGCCCGCAAAGCACTCCTGTTGATCACCTTCTGATGCAAGCCATCGATCTAGGAGCCAGCGATGTGCATATCGAGCCCGCCTCCGGGCACGCTCGCATACGCCTGCGTAAAGGCGGCATCCTTGAAGAACATCTCTACGAAGGGCCTCCTTGTCGGGGCCTAATCTCTATTATTAAAATTCGCAGTCATATGGACAGCGAACGTAACGGCTCTCCGCAAAACGGCGTATTTTCTTTCACTCAAAACGAAGTTCGCTACTCGATACAGGCTTCAACTTACCCATGTATTCATGGCGAGAAGGCTGTGCTCCACATCTTACGGAGCGACGCTCTGATGACACTCGGCAGCCTAGGTATGAGTGATGGCCAAGTTCAGTCGGTGAATCGCCTAGCGCGTCGCCCTGGAGGCCTCCTGCTTGTTGCCGGGCCGTGGAGTTCTGGCAAGACAGCTACGCTCTACTCGCTTGCGACGCAAAGTAGCCACATGGAGTCCCATGTAATCACCATTGAAGATCCGGTTGAGCACAGACTGCCTGGAATCAGTCAGGGGCAGGTTAATGTTTCGGCTGGGCTCACCTATGAAACCGGTATGCGGTCCATTTTGCGACAAGATCCTGATGTTATTCTCGTGGGTGAAATTCTTGAGCCGGCGACCGGGAAGCTAGTGATGGATGCTTGTTTACAGGCTGGGCGACGGGTTCTCTCATCGGTTCACACGGATACCGCGCTTGAGGCGATAGACTGGCTACTGAGCCTTGGTTTGCGTGCGGATGGTGTAGCTCATGCTCTCAGCGGAGTCGTTGTTCAACGGCTTCTTCGTAAGCTCTGCGGCAATTGCAAGGAGCCGAAGCGTCCTGGGCCGAAACTGGTTGAGCAGATTGGCTTTCCGTTGGATCCGGATACGACTTTCTATGTTGGCAAAGGATGCGAAGCATGTGCTCATACAGGGTACAAAGGCAAAACAGGCTGCTTCGAAGTCGTGGCGATTACCGGTGAAATGCGAGAGCTCATCATTAAGAAAGCTGCACCGGTTCTCATGAAAAAGGCGCTCAGGAAGCAAGGTGTTGAGACGGTTCGCCGAGCCGGTATTCGCAAAGCCGCACAGGGCCTCACATCGCTTCGTGAAGTCGTTCGTGTCACTTAG